A region from the Lolium perenne isolate Kyuss_39 chromosome 4, Kyuss_2.0, whole genome shotgun sequence genome encodes:
- the LOC139839286 gene encoding uncharacterized protein, with protein sequence MISTFENEMNWYIVAGCSCSSALVLGVDSSLFMRDAPPPVVKIDRFVEAWSNVEPSVLEFPTHHHATRHALRRRAAAMDNLSAESKSLYEILKAESREEYEARFLAHKKEILDAMRDYVTDTTKQIQEINTDVDSVRIGMGKELTEAREALGTELEAVKAQISADIAHLASAVDRVARPSPNPAAGGSGGNGPVGHGSDSPNPGKGCATHTSPLGGGMNSDSKTSSQFFPSGSGSQDADASTSAPRVELPHFEGTNPKLWQRRSEEYFQRWNTPRILWVSYSTSQFTGAAATWLESFLERNPCAEWQELVDGVMARFMRNQQQVLLRRLYHVSQTSTVADYVQRFSDLVDQLQAHGTKSDPLHYLTKFLDGLWPAVRVLIAIQQPQDLDTAYTLALLYEELGDGCQPLHSPSSSGGNSRRLQSPPQPAPPPHPPAKWISKTVEGKRGAESSKYGAAAKWQSLKAYRRAKNLCFTCGEKFSREHRCSNTISLHVVQEMVEFLQDSDSDQDEAPEQEEMVPANSMMLSIAATQTSVAAPKTMCIPVVVQGRELLFLIDSGSSTCFIDSQVAAELTGVQKAPISLKVKVAGGELLDCSEQVTDMKWSTHGCEFVDSFRVLDLRSYDGIVGLDWLAKHSPMLTHWEEQWIAIIYAGTWTVLYGGGDNQQANAVVELQFVHDNIQPEQELFNEDIQSLLDQFEKVFAEPTGLPPRRQYDHQIPLIPGARPVSIRPYRVVPELKTEIEKQVAELLRQGIITHSTSPFASPVLLVRKDGNAWRLVVDFRRLNALTMKGKYPLPVIDELLDELAGSQWFSKLDLRAGYHQIRLAPGEEYKTAFHTHNGHYEFKVMAFGLSGAPATFQSAMNAALAPVLRKFVLVFFDDILIYSPTYEQHLEHIKAVLEILAKEQWQVKRSKCSFAQRKVTYLGHVITPEGVATDDTKIASVKNWPVPANLKELRGFLGLSGYYRKFIRHYAIISQPLTALLKKGALFIWTDATETAFQTLKTALITAPVLALPDFTKPFTVETDACNVGIGAVLSQQNHPVAFVSRALGPRNRGLSVYEKEYLAILLVVEQWRPYLQLGEVHH encoded by the exons ATGATCTCCACCTTCGAGAACGAGATGAACTGGTACATCGTCGCTGGCTGTTCATGCTCCAGCGCTTTAGTACTCGGCGTCGACTCCTCCTTGTTCATGCGAGACGCGCCGCCGCCCGTCGTCAAGATCGATCGATTTGTGGAGGCTTGGTCGAACGTTG AGCCGTCGGTTCTGGAGTTTCCCACCCACCACCACGCTACTCGCCACGCGctgcgccgccgcgccgccgcgatGGACAATCTCTCGGCGGAGTCCAAGTCCCTGTACGAGATCCTCAAGGCGGAGAGCAGGGAGGAGTATGAGGCGAGATTCCTGGCGCACAAGAAGGAGATCCTCGACGCCATGAGGGACTACGTCACCGACACCACCAAGCAGATCCAAGAGATCAACACCGATGTTGACTCCGTGCGGATCGGAATGGGCAAGGAACTCACCGAGGCGAGGGAAGCCCTCGGCACGGAGCTGGAGGCGGTCAAGGCGCAGATCAGCGCCGACATCGCGCATCTAGCCTCCGCGGTCGATCGAGTTGCGCGCCCGTCCCCAAACCCAGCGGCGGGCGGAAGCGGCGGCAACGGCCCAGTTGGGCACGGCTCAGACTCACCAAACCCGGGGAAGGGGTGTGCTACTCACACCTCTCCTCTGGGAGGAGGTATGAATTCCGATTCCAAAACTTCGTCACAATTTTTTCCGTCTGGATCTGGGTCACAGGATGCTGATGCATCTACGTCCGCTCCTCGTGTTGAACTGCCGCACTTCGAGGGGACGAACCCGAAGCTGTGGCAGCGGCGCAGTGaggagtattttcagcgttggaacACTCCGCGGATTCTCTGGGTATCGTACTCAACTTCGCAGTTCACCGGTGCGGCAGCAACTTGGCTGGAATCATTCCTGGAGAGGAACCCGTGTGCGGAGTGGCAGGAATTGGTGGATGGAGTCATGGCGAGGTTCATGCGGAATCAGCAGCAAGTCTTACTCAGGAGGCTGTATCACGTTTCGCAGACGTCCACGGTTGCTGATTACGTGCAGCGGTTCTCTGATTTGGTAGATCAACTTCAAGCTCACGGTACAAAGTCTGATCCCCTGCATTATCTGACTAAATTCCTGGATGGATTATGGCCGGCAGTGCGTGTTCTGATAGCAATACAGCAGCCTCAAGATTTAGATACAGCTTATACCTTGGCCTTGCTTTACGAGGAATTGGGTGATGGGTGTCAACCTTTGCATTCTCCCAGCAGTTCAGGTGGGAATTCTCGGCGTCTGCAGTCGCCACCACAGCCTGCGCCACCTCCTCACCCTCCTGCAAAGTGGATTTCCAAAACAGTTGAGGGGAAGCGGGGTGCTGAATCCAGTAAGTATGGTGCTGCTGCGAAATGGCAGAGTCTGAAGGCGTATCGCAGAGCTAAGAATCTATGTTTCACCTGTGGCGAGAAATTTAGCAGAGAGCATCGCTGTAGCAACACTATCTCCCTGCATGTGGTACAAGAGATGGTTGAGTTTTTGCAGGACTCTGACTCAGATCAGGATGAGGCACCTGAACAGGAAGAGATGGTTCCGGCCAATTCCATGATGCTCTCTATTGCAGCTACTCAAACTTCTGTTGCAGCTCCGAAAACAATGTGTATTCCAGTAGTGGTGCAGGGAAGGGAGCTCTTGTTTTTGATTGACTCTGGCAGCTCGACTTGTTTCATTGACAGTCAAGTAGCTGCTGAATTGACTGGTGTCCAGAAGGCTCCAATATCTCTCAAGGTCAAAGTTGCGGGTGGTGAGTTACTCGACTGTTCTGAGCAGGTTACTGATATGAAATGGAGCACTCATGGCTGCGAGTTTGTGGATTCTTTCCGTGTGTTGGATCTAAGGAGCTATGATGGGATTGTTGGGCTGGATTGGTTAGCTAAGCACAGCCCCATGCTCACTCATTGGGAAGAACAGTGGATCGCAATTATCTATGCAGGGACGTGGACTGTTCTGTATGGAGGGGGTGATAATCAGCAAGCAAATGCAGTTGTGGAGCTCCAGTTTGTCCATGACAACATACAGCCAGAGCAGGAACTATTCAATGAGGATATCCAAAGTCTGCTCGACCAGTTTGAGAAGGTTTTCGCTGAACCCACGGGTCTACCGCCTCGCCGTCAGTACGATCATCAGATTCCATTGATTCCTGGAGCACGGCCTGTATCCATTCGACCATACCGTGTCGTCCCTGAATTGAAAACAGAGATTGAAAAGCAGGTAGCTGAGCTGCTCAGGCAAGGAATCATCACTCATAGCACTAGTCCATTTGCTTCACCTGTGTTGCTGGTGCGTAAGGATGGAAATGCTTGGAGGCTTGTGGTTGATTTTCGCCGGCTAAATGCTCTCACCATGAAAGGGAAGTATCCCCTGCCCGTAATTGATGAGCTTTTGGATGAATTAGCTGGGTCTCAATGGTTCTCGAAACTGGATCTACGAGCAGGGTACCATCAGATTCGTTTGGCTCCTGGTGAGGAATACAAAACAGCATTCCACACCCACAATGGGCATTATGAATTCAAAGTAATGGCGTTTGGGTTGAGTGGTGCGCCTGCGACATTCCAGTCTGCGATGAATGCAGCTCTAGCTCCAGTCTTGCGTAAGTTTGTTTTGGTCTTTTTCGATGACATATTGATTTACAGTCCAACATATGAGCAGCACTTGGAGCATATCAAGGCTGTTTTGGAGATTTTGGCAAAAGAACAGTGGCAAGTGAAACGCTCTAAATGCTCATTTGCTCAGCGCAAGGTAACATATTTGGGGCATGTTATCACTCCTGAAGGAGTTGCAACTGATGATACAAAAATTGCATCCGTTAAGAATTGGCCAGTTCCTGCGAATCTTAAGGAGTTGAGAGGATTTTTAGGTCTGAGTGGTTATTATCGCAAGTTCATCCGGCACTACGCTATCATCAGCCAGCCCTTGACAGCTTTGTTAAAAAAGGGAGCTCTCTTCATTTGGACTGATGCTACTGAAACGGCATTCCAAACACTCAAGACTGCTCTTATCACTGCTCCTGTCTTGGCATTGCCAGATTTCACTAAGCCATTCACAGTTGAGACAGATGCTTGCAATGTGGGAATTGGCGCAGTGTTGTCCCAGCAAAATCATCCAGTTGCTTTTGTCAGTCGAGCCTTGGGGCCTCGGAATAGAGGATTATCTGTGTACGAGAAGGAGTACCTAGCTATCCTCTTGGTTGTTGAGCAGTGGAGGCCGTACCTGCAGCTGGGCGAAGTTCATCATTAG